The sequence CAAATAATTCATACTTTTTTTCATATGCAAAgttcaaatttttttaacatatatatataatatatatatatatatttttttttttattattacctatatatatatatatatatatatatatatttatatttatataagaatagGTTCTATTTTCCAATTTtctaaattttaataattaggATATTCTTATTTccttaaaataattttatttatattataaatatacatgtattaaaaaaatatatataaattttttatatgaatataattgttaaaataaaaacactattatatatatataattattaaaaaaaaaaaaaaatttcaattTATTgctataaatttattttatattcaaaaGGTTgacaaattaataaaacaaaactaAACTAAACAgatttacataaaaaaaaattgtattcataaaatatatatatataaaatataaaaacaaaatcaattattatatataaaaaataggtATTTGTAAatctataaattttattgataataatattatatataataagtaggaaaataaatttcaaaaaaaaaaaaaaaaaaaaaatatatatatatatatatatatatattataatattatatatatataatgtaaatgctaatttttataaataaaaaatatataatattatatataaatatataatcatacatattttttcctaTTACTAAATttcaattattaaaaaaaatatatttttttttttttccataaacattaatatttacattattctAGATTCacaatttaaaatatgtaatatatattatatatatatattcttttttaattattagtattattatatacatacatatatatatataaagagaatagaagaatatatataatatttttatatataatataataaacaatagttataatattattacttaattatagaaatatatatatatatatatatactctttttttctttccaaGTACTAAATTcatacaaattttttttattttctatttattataaataattatataaataattttttttttttttttttgttgtttagttgatttatatataaacatatatttttttattaatttatccCTTctctttataaatttttccccgttttgtaaaataaattttaaatatatacaaggAAATACAAAACATATTTTTCCTTATAATCTATATAAATTCATACGTTAATGACacactttattattattaaatatttaaattaatattatatatatatatatatatatatatatatatataacataaagctactttttctttcatattttattaaaaatattatttaatatatatatatatatatatatataatataataaaggaaAAACAATGAATTGCTTCcattaaattaattaaatccTACAACGTTAtcggtttttttttttttttttttcatatttgcATACTATTCAGTAATATCCATTTCCACCGTAAAATTGCTAGTTTTTTTTGGCGTACAGTACTTCTTTACTTTTCCTtctcttattttattattattaacgtACTCtccataaaaataaaaatattatttaaaaaaaaaaaatagaatgaAAATTAAGGTTGGAAaagtatttatatgaatatatatatatatatataattttaaaaaatacgaAACTATTTAAATGCAAAGTACTTTGataataaacaatataatatttttataatatatataatatactttatttagacttttattattattaaattaaattattatttcttttaaaatttatttttttttttttattgtactAAATTATAGAGGGGAAtacaataaaaagaaaagaaaaaaactaATTAATGTCAGCAAAAAATTAAGTGACCATAATTTcctgatataaaaaaaaaagaaaatcctcttatatttaaataaatgacattaaattaaataagagaggaaaaaaaaaaaagtacattatataagaaaattaataaataataattatttggtactttttttttttatttgttttttaattatagaGCACCtcatgttttatataaatataaatatatatatatatatatatatatatacatattattattcttatttaattaaaataattgcttatttatgaatatttaaagttttttaattaaatgttatttttattttcattttttactttatccaatttttatatttttttagtttttttttagtaACTTATAtgcaatataattatattgaaaataatattaccctatgataaaagaaaaattatatatatatatatatatatatatatatgtataatatgtttttattactttatatttccttctgaaaaagtaaaaattctagtatattattaatttaatgtatatatatatttacatgatTGCTTTAAAAGGgtatttttttcatgtatACAAAACAATGtttatattcttcttctttttttttttttttttttgatgatATTATGAAGAATTTAGTGTTACATATTCAGTAACATGTTAAATATAACTGTATAAAGtttatttttcaataaaatatttagaaAATGTAATTttcccattttttttttttttttttctttttcttccttccttctttcatttttttgccATTCCTTttcttatcttcttttttttaaacttccaaaataatgatataaagtTTACAGAAATTGCAAAAAGGTTtgtacaaaatattttttttctgtctatttaatataatccTTTTGAGATATATAGAAGCAAATAGtttcttttcttatttaatcctttttcttcataattcataatataaaaaaaaaagtaaatgaaaaacaatataataaattcaaaaaaaaaaaaaaaaaaacctaaTTCATAATTATCAAGTGTTATTGTTGTATTCACAATAGTGATAAGTAATTtggtttaaaaaaaatttatattaaaatcaataaaaattcttttaaaatatatatagaaaatacaATGAagttatttcatatatatatatatatatatataaaattcatTATAAACCAACATTATATACTTTAATACAATATCacatgaaataaaaataatacaatccaatataaaaattattctaGTTTGATTGTcatctttaaaatataaatatatttatatcatttttataaataaattttgaaaacaattttctttttttcttgaaATATTAACCTATTAACATATTTGTAGAAATCAAAggttttacattttttatatgtttattccattatttattcaaatcaaatgattttttattatctcaacttaaatatttttttaagacacatatatatatatatatatatattgtatatcaCTTTTagtgcttttttttttttttttttttttttttttttttttttcgttttagCTAGATGGAATTGTTCTATAgctatttaattttttttttttttttttttttaaaactaaatcaaataaaaaatataacctTTTACaacattaattattttattttaataaatataaaataaatttatttattattataattatttttttatatttatcttatgtttttttatttttttttaatttaaccttttttttttaattgtctattttatttttttatcatactCATTcgttaaattatatatatatatatatttaatttttttgttttcttttttgtttttttttttattcgttTTCTCAATATTTAAAtcccattatatatattttatttcatctaTAAATTTCCCGACACAatgaaattttatatatcactctttttaattatattttctttcctATCGGGCTCACTCaccataggtcttaagggcATGAAACAAAAAACAAGAACCCTAGAGATAAGTACCAATAAGAGCAATGGATTACCTAAATTACATAAGTCTTTATCACATGTTCAACCACATCGTAACTCTTCCCAAATATTTAATTGTAAATGCAAATATGTTTATGAAGATGGAACCCAGGAGGGAAACGTTGTAGAAggggaaaataattattaataagtaaaaaataatgaagttaaaaataataagtggaaaataaaaaaaaaaaaagaaaagcatTATACGATCTAAACTATTATATACAGTAATGCATCCATATCGCATAATAACATGAACGCAAAAGTCACCATAATATTAAACGAAGTGGAACAagcaaaaataatattttatattctcaTAATATACTAAATGATATAAGACACCAAAATCGTACATcaatcttatatatatatatatatatataataacatgaaATAATAAGCCATAACACTTATttctaaataaattaaaatatctatattactttaaaaataatataatacatataaaacaaaatatacctataaatatacaaaactATCAATCTTTAATTGTATATGGTTATCATGTTGTTCATGAATtttacaattaaaaaaaaaaagaaaaaaaaaaaaaactaataaAGATATTACTAGGATATGTAGATGAATATATGAAGCTATAGacacacatataaaaatataatttaggAACCTAGACAGAATACcataatctttttttttgtaacataaaaataatattactatatatatatatatatatatataattttttttttttttttttttttaattatttctatttaatatattaatatgtcatttatttttgtaaattatatataaaattaaaattcacATAAAAACTTACTATAtccaatattattaaaaatgcattcataatatattttttttttttttttttttaattatttctatttaatatattaatatgtcatttatttttgtaaattatatataaaattaaaattcacATAAAAACTTACTATAtccaatattattaaaaatgcattcataatatattttttccttttttttttttaatgtatattcattgcaaaaataaaaaaaaaataaataaataatatgttttctATAATTATTGTATTACTGcaacttaaaaaaataaaaaaatacaatatataatatataaatataatatatattttttgtaaaaatgaAGCTAATAATATagtgttattatatatataaattatcattatttttattaacattgATAGatagaaataattatattattaattttctaAAACTTGTTtggatatataattattaatattaaagtgatttataattttaaatattcaacaaaatttctttattatttatttataaatcatatttaatataaaatacataaatatatatatatatatatatatatatatatatatttaataaaattataaaaattaaaaattttcaaCATTTGGACGACCGGGGTATCGATCCCCGTACCTCTCGCATGCTAAGCGAGCGCTCTACCACTTGAGCTAGTCGCCCTTCATTAAATTTTTcaatttgtataattattttatcaattctctttatatataaataatatatatatcttttttcctcttattttttaatatttataaaagaattctatacaatttaaatttttatatattatttataaataaattatgatacataataaaatatggtaaaaattgaatttttttttttttttttaagaaaaataaaaatgaaagcataatacatatatattaatatatatatatatatatttatttataatgaataatatatttttgtataatatataaatataataataaagaagggaaaattttttttttttttttttaattttaaaagaaaatatgaattcataaaattaaaaggaaaaatttacaaaatatataaatttaataatattttattaaatatattacatatatttttttttacgtaTAAGTTGTgttataatcatatttatgtttttcatATAACTTTATATGAAAAGGTAAATTTATATACCGATGATAGCTCAGTTGGTAGAGCGGCAGACTGTAGTTGAAATGGTTATCTGTTGGTCACCGGTTCGATTCCGGTTCATCggaaattttttaatttttctcatttaatttaaaaattaaaaacgaaattaaattatatttattgttatttttatcatttaatttttataaaaatataatgtaaaaacatgaaatattatatattaaaatattacattcATTTCatgcatattatatattttaatttttttttaagaaatttataaagtaaaaatatgtatttcataaaaatatcattTACAATTAAtgtaaattatacatatatatttatatatgttattcatattattatcagttaatatatatatatatatatttatacgtTTACCTAAATTTCtgtttaataaaatgaataaataagtcatatattttattcttaattatacattttttaaaaattttcctTTAATTATGTacttatgtaataataatgctTTAACTTTGTTGTTAT is a genomic window of Plasmodium falciparum 3D7 genome assembly, chromosome: 7 containing:
- a CDS encoding chitinase precursor fragment, truncated, translating into MKFYISLFLIIFSFLSGSLTIGLKGMKQKTRTLEISTNKSNGLPKLHKSLSHVQPHRNSSQIFNCKCKYVYEDGTQEGNVVEGENNY